One segment of Daphnia magna isolate NIES linkage group LG2, ASM2063170v1.1, whole genome shotgun sequence DNA contains the following:
- the LOC123469859 gene encoding uncharacterized protein LOC123469859, which translates to MQHKTIPGANGLVACASKVGWLIFGTIDEKSKAEEQVLTAAIDVKKPMTDFKEFWSLEHMGITPQEKAEPAFLEAYQETILRAEDGRYKVLFPIKIGHRRIESNRNIAMIRLQGLLGKTQPEDKLKYHEIFQQYIRDGFIEEADRGFNGDCTYLPHRPVIKVSAETTKIRPVFDGSAHMKERPSINDALEIGPNLNPEVLAVLLRFRQNRIAWTADITQAFLQVEIRPEHGQLIRFIWVDDPNKSQPKFIEYRWKRVPFGLSCSPFILKAVILKHLKGFEGIYPETVRQLQQQLYVDDWLGGGDKCG; encoded by the coding sequence ATGCAGCACAAGACCATCCCAGGCGCAAATGGGCTAGTCGCATGTGCAAGCAAAGTCGGCTGGCTGATCTTCGGTACGATAGATGAAAAAAGTAAAGCGGAAGAACAAGTTTTAACCGCAGCAATAGACGTGAAGAAACCGATGACGGACTTCAAAGAATTTTGGAGTCTAGAACATATGGGGATAACCCCACAAGAAAAGGCAGAACCCGCATTCTTGGAGGCCTATCAGGAGACGATTTTGCGGGCAGAAGATGGGCGTTACAAGGTGTTGTTCCCCATCAAGATCGGCCATCGCAGAATTGAATCCAACCGGAACATCGCAATGATACGGCTGCAAGGGCTGCTGGGCAAGACCCAACCGGAAGATAAGCTGAAATACCACGAGATATTTCAGCAATATATCAGAGACGGATTCATCGAAGAAGCCGACCGAGGATTCAACGGTGACTGCACATACTTACCTCACCGACCGGTGATTAAAGTTAGCGCGGAAACCACGAAAATTCGGCCGGTGTTCGATGGGTCAGCACACATGAAGGAAAGACCTAGCATCAACGATGCGTTAGAAATTGGGCCGAATCTAAACCCGGAAGTCTTGGCGGTCTTGTTGCGTTTCCGACAGAATCGGATAGCCTGGACCGCCGATATAACTCAGGCGTTTCTCCAAGTCGAGATCCGCCCGGAGCACGGGCAATTGATAAGGTTCATCTGGGTCGATGATCCTAACAAATCCCAGCCTAAATTCATCGAGTATCGATGGAAAAGAGTACCGTTCGGGCTGTCATGCAGCCCGTTCATTCTCAAGGCTGTTATCCTCAAACACCTGAAAGGGTTTGAAGGAATATACCCCGAGACAGTGCGGCAGCTACAACAGCAGTTGTACGTTGACGACTGGCTAGGGGGGGGAGACAAATGTGGATGA
- the LOC116928628 gene encoding uncharacterized protein LOC116928628 has product MELCKWTSDSAELIKRLPEVQFKEAVTNVTAEGKSATKALGVIWDPASDKFRFDPAQVLREAREIGDRPTKRKLFSLALKIFDPLGLIAPVTLVGKLIMQKVWLAGSGWDEPIPIEVIPHWKTFIDGITELRNTCQLRWSGDHEGRLHLFCDASNDAYSVVAYLQRIDGEDPVMLCSKTRVAPDPKKSVSIPRLELLSGLLAARLGSYVEKATETVIKKKLLWTDSAIAYWWMKGEAGRWKQFVYNRVREIRQTVETEEIRHCPGLQNPADVASRGATAAQLNAQKSWWTGPSWMGKEKEWPQSPSSATELQLQEVSVEEKTVEVTQCAISIEAKWYERFSSMRVMVRVLATMLRAIKKFKGQDSPESPAATVRHRGRRLKFPVLTTEETREATIELYKEAQATHYLAVVKSFKAGKTEVPHELRKLGLMWDSKDELIRCRGRHLNWMEYNKKAALILLPAEHIITKRLIEQTHLRLKHTGVKTMMGALRTDFWIPKMRQTIKKETSKCTRCQRMDSRHFDEIPAPLPLDRL; this is encoded by the coding sequence ATGGAGTTGTGCAAATGGACCTCCGATAGTGCAGAGTTGATTAAGAGACTGCCGGAGGTCCAGTTCAAAGAGGCGGTCACAAACGTGACAGCAGAGGGCAAGTCAGCCACGAAAGCCTTAGGGGTGATCTGGGATCCCGCGTCGGACAAATTCAGGTTTGATCCGGCGCAGGTACTCAGAGAAGCCCGCGAAATTGGTGACAGACCCACCAAACGGAAGCTTTTCAGCCTGGCACTGAAGATCTTTGACCCTTTGGGTCTCATCGCTCCGGTGACGTTGGTGGGGAAACTCATCATGCAAAAGGTGTGGTTGGCGGGCTCAGGATGGGATGAGCCCATTCCAATCGAGGTGATACCTCATTGGAAAACATTCATTGACGGAATAACAGAGCTGAGGAATACCTGTCAGCTCCGATGGTCGGGAGATCATGAAGGGAGACTTCATCTTTTCTGCGATGCAAGCAACGACGCCTACAGTGTGGTGGCGTACTTGCAGAGAATCGATGGGGAAGACCCAGTGATGCTGTGTAGCAAAACGAGAGTAGCGCCGGACCCTAAGAAATCAGTCTCGATCCCGCGGCTGGAGCTTCTGAGTGGGCTACTGGCCGCGAGGCTCGGGAGCTACGTCGAGAAAGCGACGGAAACAGTCATCAAGAAAAAACTTCTGTGGACCGACTCAGCGATAGCCTACTGGTGGATGAAAGGCGAGGCTGGTCGGTGGaagcagtttgtttacaatagGGTGAGAGAGATAagacagacagtggagactGAAGAAATCAGGCACTGCCCAGGGTTACAAAACCCGGCGGACGTAGCATCCAGAGGGGCTACGGCCGCGCAGTTAAACGCACAAAAGAGTTGGTGGACTGGCCCATCTTGGATGGGGAAAGAGAAGGAGTGGCCCCAGTCACCAAGCTCAGCGACCGAGCTCCAATTACAGGAGGTCTCGGTCGAAGAAAAGACAGTCGAAGTAACGCAATGCGCGATATCAATCGAAGCAAAGTGGTACGAAAGATTCAGCTCCATGCGAGTCATGGTAAGAGTCTTGGCCACGATGCTAAGGGCGATAAAAAAGTTCAAAGGCCAAGATAGTCCGGAAAGCCCGGCTGCAACGGTCAGACATCGGGGAAGGAGGTTGAAATTCCCCGTGTTGACAACAGAAGAGACTCGAGAGGCAACGATCGAGCTCTACAAAGAAGCCCAGGCGACTCACTACTTAGCAGTGGTGAAGAGCTTTAAAGCTGGGAAAACAGAAGTCCCACATGAGTTGAGGAAACTCGGCCTCATGTGGGACAGCAAAGACGAGTTGATCAGGTGTCGAGGCCGGCATCTAAATTGGATggaatacaataaaaaagcAGCGCTCATTCTGCTACCGGCCGAACACATCATAACAAAGAGACTGATTGAACAAACGCATCTTCGGTTGAAACATACCGGAGTGAAAACCATGATGGGGGCACTCAGAACGGATTTCTGGATTCCGAAGATGCGGCAGACCATCAAAAAAGAGACAAGCAAGTGCACGAGATGCCAGAGAATGGACTCGAGACACTTCGATGAAATACCGGCGCCCCTACCGTTGGACCGCCTGTAA